A single window of Pseudomonas lutea DNA harbors:
- the tssE gene encoding type VI secretion system baseplate subunit TssE: MTGYGSLFERLGGDADKRAGWTREVSAMASVAAHLAKMLSTRAGGVQTLSDYGLPDLNDMRLSLHDSLTQARLAIEVFIEAYEPRLSNVQVISLEHGNDQLRLAFRIEGLLEIEGVRRQATFAARLEGSGQVLVSC; encoded by the coding sequence ATGACGGGCTATGGCAGCCTTTTCGAGCGTCTGGGTGGCGATGCTGACAAACGCGCCGGCTGGACCCGCGAAGTTTCAGCCATGGCCTCGGTGGCGGCCCATCTGGCGAAGATGCTCAGCACACGAGCGGGAGGTGTTCAGACGCTTTCCGACTATGGGCTGCCTGACCTCAATGACATGCGCTTGAGCCTCCACGACTCGCTGACGCAGGCACGGCTGGCAATCGAAGTCTTTATCGAGGCGTACGAGCCGCGCCTGAGCAACGTCCAGGTTATTTCACTGGAACACGGCAACGATCAGCTTCGGCTGGCTTTCAGGATCGAGGGCTTGCTGGAAATAGAGGGCGTCAGGCGTCAGGCAACTTTTGCCGCGCGCCTGGAGGGGAGCGGGCAGGTTCTGGTCAGTTGCTAA
- a CDS encoding aspartate aminotransferase family protein: MTAACLMNTYKPMALSFVRGEGARLWDDSGGQYLDAVAGVAVTNVGHSHPKIVTAISEQAGMLLHTSNHYRIDWQQKLAHRLTQLSGLEQVFFNNSGAEANETALKLARLYGWAKGIEHPLVMVMDNAFHGRTLGTLSASDNGAARLGYQPMSGEFVKVAFGDMAAVERATRLYGERIVAVLVEPIQGEGGVAVPPPGYLQALRAHCTHNAWLLMLDEIQTGIGRTGRWFAFQHEGIAPDVITLAKALGNGIPIGACLATAAVARLFTPGSHGSTFGGNPLACRVGCTVLDIVEEQGLLHNAAVQGERLLAKLRDALAGHPEVVDLRGLGLMIGVELKRPVRDLCLIAAREHGLLINVTRGQTIRLLPPLIIDEADVDRIVAGVVGAFGE, from the coding sequence ATGACCGCCGCCTGCCTGATGAACACCTACAAACCGATGGCCTTGAGCTTCGTGCGCGGCGAGGGCGCTCGACTGTGGGATGACAGCGGGGGGCAATACCTGGACGCCGTGGCGGGTGTGGCCGTGACCAATGTGGGCCACAGTCACCCGAAAATCGTTACCGCCATCAGCGAGCAGGCCGGGATGCTCCTGCACACCTCCAACCATTACCGCATCGACTGGCAGCAGAAACTGGCCCATCGGCTGACGCAGTTGTCGGGGTTGGAGCAGGTTTTTTTCAATAACTCGGGTGCCGAGGCCAACGAGACGGCACTCAAGCTGGCGCGTTTGTATGGCTGGGCCAAAGGCATAGAACACCCGCTGGTGATGGTCATGGACAACGCCTTCCATGGCCGCACCCTCGGCACCTTATCGGCCAGCGACAACGGTGCCGCACGGCTCGGCTATCAGCCGATGTCCGGGGAGTTCGTCAAAGTTGCGTTCGGCGACATGGCCGCGGTCGAGCGCGCGACACGGTTGTATGGCGAACGCATCGTCGCGGTCCTGGTTGAGCCAATTCAGGGAGAAGGCGGCGTGGCGGTGCCGCCGCCGGGGTATCTGCAAGCCTTGCGCGCTCATTGCACCCACAACGCCTGGTTGTTGATGCTCGACGAAATCCAGACCGGCATCGGCCGCACCGGCCGCTGGTTCGCGTTTCAGCACGAGGGCATCGCGCCCGACGTCATCACGCTGGCGAAAGCGCTGGGCAACGGCATCCCCATCGGCGCGTGTCTGGCGACGGCTGCGGTAGCGCGGTTGTTCACCCCTGGCAGTCACGGCAGCACGTTCGGTGGAAACCCGCTGGCCTGCCGTGTGGGCTGCACGGTGCTGGACATCGTTGAAGAACAGGGTCTACTGCATAACGCAGCGGTTCAGGGCGAACGCCTGCTCGCGAAGTTACGCGACGCATTGGCCGGGCACCCTGAGGTGGTGGACCTGCGGGGATTGGGGCTGATGATCGGCGTTGAGTTGAAGCGGCCAGTGCGTGACCTGTGTCTGATCGCTGCCCGGGAGCATGGCCTGTTGATCAATGTTACGCGCGGACAGACCATCCGGCTGCTGCCGCCGTTGATTATCGATGAGGCGGATGTGGACAGGATTGTCGCGGGGGTGGTTGGGGCGTTTGGGGAGTGA
- the tssA gene encoding type VI secretion system protein TssA produces the protein MPHSCALSAHCLELAKVSISKENFAGKDVRYSSEYESLESELSKAQSMHDGGQVDWLKVREQSEILLATQSKDLRIGAWLTWALYQRESFPGLVAGLGLIHELCANHWSDIYPVKQRTRCAAIHWLVPRIERVLDDNAVLNEQPALGDRLIAVLENLDQVFARHLDADAPPLLPICRRIRSLVQPAADTLPQAQGATPVQPQQSATPKAAPVSMIQSEKDAHKCLRQLQESARPLCDWWLNQKVGDVRALRLNRSLPWLLIESMPESNTEQITALRGLPADRLKTYQDKYEHRRYADLLVELEASLAKAPFWFDGQRMVWECLQGVHADVAMREVELHFALFLQRLPGVTELRFHDGVPFADAATKAWISGSVMPRLQCAVAPPSVEAAGAQLPWECALSDALSVLSQDGLKTAVRILKHGMRSAHGKRARFFWQLSLARLCFTARRYELAKTQLETLDQTLEQSGLDAWEPDLALQVLQLLHSCLALLPLNQGVRDHKDQVYRRLCHLDLEVALEQA, from the coding sequence ATGCCTCACTCATGCGCACTTTCCGCACATTGTCTGGAACTCGCCAAGGTCTCTATATCCAAAGAGAACTTCGCGGGTAAGGACGTTCGTTATTCGAGCGAATACGAGTCGCTGGAGAGTGAGCTGAGTAAAGCGCAATCCATGCATGACGGCGGACAGGTCGACTGGCTGAAGGTCCGTGAGCAAAGCGAAATACTCCTCGCCACCCAGTCCAAGGATCTGCGCATCGGTGCGTGGTTGACATGGGCGCTGTACCAGCGTGAATCCTTTCCCGGGCTAGTGGCGGGACTAGGACTCATCCATGAGCTTTGCGCCAATCATTGGTCCGACATTTATCCTGTAAAGCAGCGCACCCGATGCGCCGCGATCCATTGGCTCGTCCCCCGTATCGAGCGGGTGCTCGACGACAACGCCGTCCTCAATGAGCAGCCTGCCTTGGGCGATCGCCTCATTGCAGTGCTGGAAAACCTCGATCAGGTGTTTGCCCGGCATCTGGATGCTGACGCTCCGCCTCTTTTGCCCATCTGCAGACGGATACGAAGCCTCGTTCAGCCCGCAGCCGACACGCTGCCGCAAGCCCAGGGCGCCACTCCCGTACAGCCCCAGCAAAGCGCTACGCCGAAAGCTGCCCCGGTCTCGATGATCCAAAGTGAGAAAGATGCCCATAAATGCCTGCGTCAATTGCAGGAGAGCGCACGCCCTTTATGCGACTGGTGGCTCAATCAGAAAGTCGGCGACGTGCGCGCGTTGCGCCTCAATCGCAGCTTGCCCTGGCTGCTCATCGAATCGATGCCCGAGAGCAACACGGAGCAGATCACCGCGCTGCGCGGGCTCCCGGCCGACAGGCTCAAGACTTATCAGGACAAGTACGAGCACCGGCGCTACGCCGATCTGCTTGTCGAACTCGAAGCAAGTCTGGCCAAGGCACCGTTCTGGTTCGACGGTCAACGAATGGTCTGGGAGTGCCTGCAAGGCGTGCATGCCGACGTGGCAATGCGTGAGGTCGAACTCCACTTTGCGTTGTTTCTTCAGCGCCTGCCGGGCGTCACCGAGCTGCGATTTCACGACGGCGTGCCGTTTGCAGACGCTGCGACCAAAGCCTGGATCTCCGGCAGTGTCATGCCTCGCCTGCAGTGCGCCGTTGCGCCCCCCTCCGTTGAGGCTGCCGGTGCGCAGCTTCCATGGGAGTGTGCGCTGAGCGATGCGCTGTCGGTGTTGAGCCAGGACGGGCTCAAGACTGCAGTACGGATTCTCAAGCACGGGATGCGCAGCGCCCATGGCAAGCGGGCGCGCTTTTTCTGGCAGCTCTCTCTCGCGCGGCTGTGCTTCACGGCCAGGCGATATGAACTGGCCAAAACCCAACTCGAAACCCTTGACCAGACACTGGAGCAGTCAGGCCTCGATGCCTGGGAGCCCGATCTCGCGCTGCAAGTTCTGCAGTTATTGCACAGCTGCCTTGCGTTGTTGCCTCTCAACCAAGGCGTGCGTGATCACAAGGACCAGGTTTATCGCAGGCTGTGCCACCTCGATTTGGAAGTGGCACTTGAACAGGCCTAA
- a CDS encoding zinc-dependent alcohol dehydrogenase family protein has translation MSRAIKFHRFGKADVLSCEEQPDRAPRPREVLVRAEAIGISWDDVLWRQNLALAPVQLPAGLGSEMAGVVEAVGADVADLKVGDKVASFKAMSANQYPVCGDHVVVPRNALTRYPEVLSAVEASVHYTPMLLAWFAFELASVQPGQTVLITDATYSPGIAFVQLGKALGLRVIAATAHAQDRDYLLANGAERVIVTDEDDICLRIESLTHGHGIEAVFDGLGGMQMSMLGDVLAPRGSLVLYGLRGGNKTPFPALQAFRKNMRFHVHCLENFTGKPELGIEQNEPAVQRALQGINAMTADGLLKPDIHRTWPFEQFGKAHHHLDNHPVRGRVVLRVK, from the coding sequence ATGTCACGCGCCATCAAATTCCATCGCTTCGGCAAAGCCGATGTCCTCAGTTGCGAAGAGCAACCTGACCGAGCCCCTAGGCCACGGGAAGTGCTCGTGCGTGCCGAGGCCATCGGCATCAGCTGGGACGATGTGTTGTGGCGCCAGAACCTGGCATTGGCACCTGTCCAGTTGCCTGCAGGACTTGGCAGCGAGATGGCCGGCGTTGTCGAAGCCGTGGGTGCTGACGTGGCCGACCTCAAGGTGGGCGACAAGGTGGCGAGCTTCAAGGCCATGAGCGCCAATCAGTACCCAGTGTGTGGCGACCACGTGGTGGTGCCGCGCAATGCGCTGACGCGTTATCCCGAGGTCTTGAGCGCGGTTGAAGCCAGCGTTCATTACACGCCGATGCTGCTTGCATGGTTTGCCTTTGAACTGGCCTCCGTGCAACCGGGCCAGACAGTGTTGATTACCGACGCGACTTACAGCCCCGGCATTGCCTTCGTGCAGTTGGGCAAGGCGTTGGGGCTGCGGGTGATTGCCGCGACGGCCCACGCGCAAGACCGCGACTACCTGCTGGCCAACGGCGCCGAACGGGTCATCGTCACCGACGAAGACGACATCTGCCTGCGCATCGAATCCTTGACCCACGGTCACGGCATCGAGGCGGTATTTGACGGACTGGGCGGCATGCAGATGTCGATGCTCGGCGACGTGCTGGCGCCACGCGGTAGCCTGGTGCTGTACGGTCTGCGCGGCGGCAACAAGACGCCCTTCCCCGCGCTGCAGGCGTTTCGCAAGAACATGCGCTTTCATGTGCATTGCCTGGAAAATTTCACCGGCAAGCCGGAGCTTGGCATCGAGCAGAATGAGCCTGCCGTGCAACGTGCCCTGCAGGGGATCAACGCGATGACAGCGGACGGTCTGCTCAAGCCGGACATTCATCGCACCTGGCCGTTCGAGCAGTTCGGCAAGGCCCATCACCACCTGGACAATCATCCCGTGCGCGGACGCGTGGTGCTCAGGGTGAAGTGA
- a CDS encoding DoxX family protein, producing MNTSLKSLFTTHAGFGITGLRILVGIILMAHGSQKLFGWFGGYGLEGTGQYMASLGLNPGYLMALMSGSAEFFGGLALFVGLLARPAALVVIVMLVVAILSVHIHNGLFMANNGYEFGLALIAGAVAVLFEGAGRLSLDRLIARR from the coding sequence ATGAACACCTCACTCAAATCGCTTTTCACTACCCACGCCGGCTTTGGCATCACCGGACTGCGGATTCTGGTCGGCATCATCCTCATGGCCCATGGCAGCCAGAAGCTGTTCGGCTGGTTTGGCGGTTACGGCCTGGAAGGTACCGGCCAATACATGGCCAGCCTGGGGCTCAATCCGGGCTACCTGATGGCGCTGATGTCCGGCAGCGCGGAATTCTTCGGCGGCCTGGCCCTGTTTGTGGGCTTGCTGGCAAGGCCGGCAGCGTTGGTCGTGATTGTAATGCTCGTGGTGGCGATTCTTTCGGTGCACATCCACAACGGCCTGTTCATGGCCAACAACGGGTACGAGTTTGGTTTGGCACTGATCGCCGGCGCAGTGGCCGTGCTGTTCGAGGGCGCAGGGCGGCTGTCACTGGACCGCCTGATCGCACGCCGCTGA
- a CDS encoding Hcp family type VI secretion system effector encodes MATPAYMSITGTKQGLITAGAFTADSVGNTYQEGHEDQVMVQGFQHEVIIPRDPQSGQPTGQRVHKPVKITKVFDKSSPLLLAALTSGERLTEITIQWYRTSAAGTQEHYYTTKLEDAIIVDINDYMHNCQDPSNAHFTHLEDVEFTYRKITWTHEVCGTSGSDDWRSPVAG; translated from the coding sequence ATGGCCACACCCGCTTATATGTCCATCACGGGCACCAAACAGGGTCTTATCACTGCGGGGGCTTTCACTGCTGATTCAGTGGGCAACACTTATCAGGAGGGGCATGAAGATCAGGTCATGGTTCAGGGGTTTCAGCATGAAGTGATAATCCCGCGCGACCCGCAATCCGGCCAACCGACCGGGCAACGCGTGCATAAGCCGGTGAAAATCACCAAGGTGTTTGACAAATCGTCTCCCCTGCTTCTGGCGGCGTTGACGTCAGGCGAGCGCCTCACCGAAATCACCATCCAGTGGTACCGTACATCCGCTGCCGGCACCCAGGAGCACTACTACACCACGAAGCTGGAAGACGCGATCATCGTCGACATCAACGATTACATGCACAACTGCCAAGACCCTTCCAACGCGCACTTCACTCATTTGGAAGATGTGGAATTCACTTACCGTAAAATCACCTGGACCCACGAAGTTTGCGGTACTTCGGGCTCCGATGACTGGCGCTCGCCGGTTGCCGGCTAA
- a CDS encoding LysR family transcriptional regulator, with protein sequence MDVFLAMTVFVKVVEGGSMTAAARECEMSTTMVGNHLKALEQRLGVSLLQRTTRRQNLTEFGLQYYRRCVEVLGLVNDSERMAEQAQTEPSGTLRITAPPAFGAERVSPMLSDFVQRYPQIKVEVVLSNQTMDLVEHGFDAAIRLGTPESSALIARPLQDYTLTICAAPAYLERCGTPTSVHDLREHNCLAFAYPAGDDWRASEKLWRLTGPEGVLEIPVSGNMIVNSTPALRQAAVAGMGVTMLPDVLISEDLASGKLVPLLQDYRPPSRSLWLMYPQDRYRLPKVRQFVEHALLAWGK encoded by the coding sequence ATGGACGTGTTTCTGGCCATGACCGTGTTCGTTAAAGTGGTGGAAGGTGGCAGCATGACGGCGGCCGCGCGCGAGTGCGAAATGTCCACGACCATGGTGGGCAACCATCTCAAAGCATTGGAGCAACGGCTGGGCGTGAGCCTGCTGCAGCGCACCACCCGACGACAGAATCTGACGGAGTTCGGCCTGCAGTATTACCGGCGCTGCGTCGAGGTGCTGGGGCTGGTCAACGATTCCGAACGCATGGCCGAGCAGGCCCAGACCGAGCCCAGCGGCACTTTGCGCATTACCGCACCGCCTGCATTTGGTGCTGAGCGGGTGTCGCCCATGCTCAGCGACTTCGTCCAGCGCTATCCGCAGATCAAGGTCGAGGTCGTGCTCAGCAACCAAACCATGGACTTGGTCGAGCACGGATTCGACGCAGCCATCAGGCTCGGCACCCCAGAGTCATCAGCGTTGATTGCGCGTCCGTTGCAGGATTACACCCTGACCATCTGCGCAGCGCCCGCCTACCTCGAACGCTGCGGCACGCCCACGTCAGTTCATGACCTGCGCGAGCACAATTGCCTGGCCTTCGCCTACCCGGCGGGTGATGACTGGCGGGCCAGCGAGAAACTCTGGCGCCTCACCGGCCCTGAGGGCGTGCTGGAGATTCCGGTGTCAGGAAACATGATTGTCAACAGCACCCCGGCATTGCGCCAGGCGGCGGTCGCCGGCATGGGCGTGACGATGCTGCCGGACGTGCTGATCAGCGAGGACCTGGCAAGCGGAAAGCTCGTGCCGCTGCTGCAGGACTACCGGCCACCCAGCCGTTCACTGTGGCTGATGTACCCGCAGGACCGCTATCGGTTGCCCAAGGTGCGGCAATTTGTCGAACACGCCCTGCTGGCCTGGGGCAAATAA
- the tssC gene encoding type VI secretion system contractile sheath large subunit — translation MSTIPVQQHSKETREHSILDSIIAETRLTRDDDAYDIAKRGVSAFIEELLKPQNAGEPVKKAMVDRMIAEIDARLSRQMDEILHHPNFQALESAWRGLQLLVERTNFRENIKIEILNVSKSDLLEDFEDSPEVMQAGLYKHIYSAEYGQFGGQPVGAIIANYFMSPSSPDVKLMQYVSSVACMSHAPFIAAAGPTFFGLESFTGLPDLKDLKDHFDGPQFAKWQSFRQSEDARYVGLTVPRFLLRNPYDPEENPVKSFVYKETVAHSHEHYLWGNTAYAFGTRLTDSFARFRWCPNIIGPQSGGAVEDLPLHHYESMGEIETKIPTEVLVSDRREYELAQEGFISLTMRKGSDNAAFFSASSVQKPKFFGNSAEGRAAELNYKLGTQLPYMMIVNRLAHYLKVLQREQLGSWKERTDLELELNKWIRQYVADQENPSAEVRGRRPLRAAQIAVSDVEGEPGWYRVSLNVRPHFKYMGADFTLSLVGKLDKE, via the coding sequence GTGAGCACCATTCCTGTTCAGCAGCACAGCAAAGAGACCCGCGAGCACAGCATTCTCGACAGCATTATCGCCGAGACCCGTCTGACCCGCGACGACGACGCCTACGACATTGCCAAACGCGGTGTGTCAGCGTTCATTGAAGAGCTGCTCAAACCTCAGAACGCCGGTGAGCCGGTCAAGAAGGCGATGGTCGACCGCATGATCGCCGAAATCGACGCCAGGCTAAGCCGTCAGATGGACGAGATCCTGCATCACCCGAATTTCCAGGCCCTGGAGTCGGCATGGCGCGGCCTGCAGTTGTTGGTGGAACGCACCAATTTCCGCGAGAACATCAAAATCGAAATCCTCAACGTGTCCAAGAGCGACTTGCTGGAGGATTTCGAAGACTCGCCGGAGGTCATGCAAGCGGGGCTCTACAAGCATATCTACAGCGCAGAGTATGGCCAGTTCGGCGGCCAGCCTGTGGGCGCCATTATCGCCAATTACTTTATGTCTCCAAGCTCACCAGACGTGAAGCTGATGCAATATGTCTCAAGCGTCGCCTGTATGTCCCACGCGCCGTTCATTGCCGCTGCCGGCCCGACATTCTTCGGCCTGGAAAGCTTCACCGGCCTGCCTGACCTGAAAGATCTGAAGGATCATTTCGACGGCCCGCAATTCGCCAAATGGCAAAGTTTCCGCCAGTCGGAAGACGCTCGCTACGTAGGTCTGACAGTGCCGCGTTTTCTGCTGCGCAATCCCTACGATCCCGAAGAAAACCCGGTCAAGTCGTTCGTCTACAAGGAGACGGTTGCCCACAGTCATGAGCACTATCTGTGGGGCAACACAGCGTACGCATTCGGCACGCGGCTGACCGACAGCTTCGCCAGGTTCCGCTGGTGTCCGAACATCATCGGCCCACAAAGCGGTGGCGCCGTCGAAGACCTCCCGCTGCATCACTATGAAAGCATGGGCGAAATCGAAACCAAGATCCCAACCGAGGTTCTGGTGAGCGATCGTCGCGAATACGAGCTTGCGCAGGAGGGGTTCATTTCCCTGACCATGCGCAAGGGCTCCGACAACGCCGCGTTCTTTTCGGCGAGCTCGGTGCAAAAGCCCAAATTCTTTGGCAACAGTGCGGAAGGTAGGGCGGCGGAGCTCAACTACAAGCTAGGCACCCAGCTGCCCTACATGATGATCGTCAACCGCCTGGCTCACTACCTGAAAGTGCTGCAACGCGAGCAACTCGGTTCATGGAAAGAGCGCACCGACCTGGAGCTGGAGCTCAATAAATGGATCCGCCAGTACGTCGCCGATCAGGAAAACCCAAGCGCTGAAGTTCGTGGGCGCCGGCCGCTGCGTGCCGCGCAGATCGCGGTCAGTGACGTCGAAGGCGAGCCTGGCTGGTACCGCGTGAGCTTGAACGTGCGGCCGCACTTCAAATACATGGGCGCCGATTTCACCCTGTCACTGGTTGGCAAGTTGGACAAGGAGTGA
- the tssB gene encoding type VI secretion system contractile sheath small subunit, protein MAKEGSVAPKERINVTFKPATGGAQEEIELPLKLLAIGDYTLRKDDRKLEERKPISIDKITFDDVLAKQALSLTLSVPNRLQEAKDGEELGVELKVNTMKDFNPASLVDQVPELRKLMELRDALVALKGPLGNAPAFRKAIEGVLADDESRGRVLGELGLNATSRDD, encoded by the coding sequence ATGGCCAAAGAAGGCTCGGTAGCCCCGAAGGAACGTATCAACGTCACATTCAAGCCGGCCACTGGCGGTGCGCAGGAAGAGATCGAACTGCCGCTCAAGCTGCTCGCGATTGGCGATTACACCCTGCGCAAGGACGACCGCAAGCTGGAAGAGCGAAAGCCTATCAGCATCGACAAAATAACCTTTGATGACGTGCTCGCCAAGCAAGCCTTGAGCCTGACGCTGAGCGTCCCCAATCGCCTGCAGGAAGCGAAAGACGGTGAGGAGCTTGGCGTGGAGTTGAAGGTGAACACGATGAAGGATTTCAACCCGGCCTCACTGGTGGATCAGGTGCCGGAACTGCGCAAGTTGATGGAGCTGCGCGACGCCCTGGTAGCGCTCAAGGGGCCGCTGGGCAATGCACCTGCGTTCCGCAAAGCCATTGAAGGCGTCCTCGCCGACGATGAGTCCCGAGGGCGAGTGCTGGGTGAATTGGGCTTGAACGCCACATCCCGGGACGACTGA
- the tssF gene encoding type VI secretion system baseplate subunit TssF: MSFNHYYQSELTALRQLGRQFAERSPALAPFLGQAGRDPDVERLLEGFAFLTGRLRQKLDDELPELTHSLMQLLWPNYMRPLPAFSILQFDPSTLAGPALKVHRDTPVDSVAIDGVPCRFRTCYTTDVQALDLASLTYSAKGERSLLCLRLEMTADGHVGELALTRLRLHLAGERYISQMLYLSLLHDLEGIELVPLDAAGKPLNVVDGMPIAFRLPSTGAQPVGFAEEEAMIPYPLNTFRGYRYLQEYFAFQDKFLFVDINGLNRLATLPPELIKQVRGFELRFDIRKSPVQRVRPTLDNVRLHCTPIVNLFKHDASPIRLDGKQDEYLLLPAVYAPEHCGVFSIDSVTGWKPGGLGYQRYVPFESFEHDPSFDVPASRAHYSIRQRPSSLHDGLDTYLSFSMRQAQASETLSIELMCTNQNLPRRLKLGDICIPCEQTPEFLTFRNITPATQSYAPPLNQDFLWKLISNMSLNYLSLADVDALKVILETYDLPRYYDPHAEKVSKRLLGGLKAIKHQHVDRLYRGLPVRGLRTELTIDPQGYIGEGDLFVFGSVLNEFFALYASLNSYHELRVISIPGQVYQWTSRMGQQPLL, from the coding sequence GTGTCTTTCAACCATTACTACCAAAGCGAACTCACTGCCCTCCGCCAGTTGGGTCGTCAGTTTGCCGAGCGCAGCCCCGCCCTGGCGCCATTTTTGGGGCAGGCCGGCCGCGATCCGGACGTAGAGCGGTTGCTGGAGGGATTCGCGTTCCTGACCGGACGCCTGCGCCAGAAGCTCGACGATGAGCTTCCGGAGCTCACTCATTCACTGATGCAGCTGCTATGGCCCAACTACATGCGCCCGTTACCTGCGTTCAGCATTCTGCAGTTCGATCCGTCGACCCTGGCAGGGCCTGCGCTCAAGGTCCACCGGGATACGCCGGTCGACAGCGTTGCGATTGACGGGGTGCCGTGCCGCTTCCGCACTTGCTACACCACCGATGTACAAGCGCTCGATCTGGCTTCGTTAACCTATTCGGCGAAGGGCGAACGGTCGCTGTTGTGCCTGCGCCTGGAAATGACCGCCGACGGTCATGTGGGGGAACTGGCATTGACCCGCTTGCGCCTTCACCTCGCGGGGGAGCGCTATATCAGTCAGATGCTCTACCTGAGCCTGCTGCACGACCTGGAAGGCATTGAGCTGGTTCCGCTGGACGCCGCCGGCAAGCCGCTCAATGTCGTTGATGGCATGCCCATCGCGTTCAGACTGCCGAGCACTGGCGCGCAGCCAGTGGGATTCGCCGAAGAAGAAGCGATGATCCCCTATCCCTTGAACACCTTTCGCGGGTATCGGTATCTGCAAGAGTACTTTGCGTTCCAGGACAAATTTCTGTTCGTCGACATTAACGGCCTTAACCGCCTTGCGACGTTGCCGCCAGAGCTCATCAAGCAAGTGCGCGGCTTTGAGTTGCGCTTCGATATTCGCAAGAGTCCCGTCCAGCGTGTGCGACCTACGCTGGACAACGTGAGGCTCCATTGCACGCCCATTGTCAATCTGTTCAAGCACGACGCCTCGCCCATACGCCTGGATGGCAAGCAGGACGAATACCTGTTGTTGCCGGCTGTGTATGCGCCGGAGCACTGCGGCGTTTTCTCGATTGACAGCGTGACTGGCTGGAAGCCTGGCGGGCTGGGTTACCAACGCTATGTCCCCTTTGAATCCTTTGAACATGACCCCAGCTTCGACGTGCCGGCCAGTCGTGCCCATTACAGCATTCGCCAGCGGCCATCGTCGCTTCACGATGGGCTTGATACGTATCTGAGCTTCAGCATGCGTCAGGCCCAAGCCAGCGAAACCCTCTCGATCGAGCTGATGTGCACCAACCAGAACCTGCCGCGCAGACTCAAGCTGGGTGACATTTGCATTCCCTGCGAACAGACGCCGGAGTTTCTGACTTTTCGCAACATCACGCCGGCGACCCAGAGTTACGCGCCGCCGCTGAATCAGGACTTCTTGTGGAAGCTGATCAGCAACATGTCGCTCAACTACCTGTCGCTGGCCGACGTCGACGCGTTGAAAGTGATACTCGAAACCTACGACCTGCCGCGCTATTACGACCCGCACGCAGAAAAGGTCAGCAAGCGGTTGCTTGGCGGCCTCAAGGCAATCAAGCACCAGCACGTCGACAGGTTGTACAGGGGGCTGCCCGTACGTGGTTTGCGCACTGAGCTGACCATCGACCCACAGGGCTACATCGGAGAGGGTGATCTGTTCGTATTCGGCTCGGTGCTGAATGAGTTCTTCGCGCTTTACGCCAGCCTCAATTCGTATCACGAACTGCGGGTGATCAGCATACCGGGACAGGTATACCAATGGACGTCCCGTATGGGCCAGCAGCCCCTGCTATGA